From Streptomyces sp. CMB-StM0423, a single genomic window includes:
- a CDS encoding SMI1/KNR4 family protein → MTSGRRGTTVAPPNAAYAGQVVNFPDPVRAARHPRGVRVDADGYPDFSPYARAAADIAEPPEGFGIDELRLTDYVSANAALHAQGHELWSTLPSVATPHGWTWHHVAGTRRMELVPADVKALLRHHGGLATAAVDQDKRGTRPLQETRPVHFTLPRDGAAVTEDQVMGVEEDLGYGLPGAYRDFLKAAGGCAPVGAALDPELGLLVDQPFFTVRDEAAVNDVVYVNKCLRDHLTKDYLGIAFLQGGVLALKTKGRRRGSVWFCPYDDARDQGDSGWSVADRVERLLLFCGEDFDAFLDRLVGGPPELETVANLMVDGGFARAVPVEG, encoded by the coding sequence ATGACGTCAGGTCGGCGAGGAACGACCGTCGCACCGCCGAACGCGGCATACGCCGGGCAGGTCGTGAACTTCCCGGACCCGGTCCGGGCCGCCAGACACCCCCGCGGCGTGCGTGTGGACGCCGACGGTTACCCGGACTTCTCCCCGTACGCGCGCGCGGCGGCGGACATCGCCGAGCCCCCCGAGGGCTTCGGCATCGACGAGCTGCGGCTGACGGACTACGTGTCGGCGAACGCGGCGCTGCACGCGCAGGGCCACGAGCTGTGGTCGACGCTGCCGTCCGTGGCGACGCCGCACGGCTGGACCTGGCACCACGTGGCGGGCACCCGTCGCATGGAGCTGGTGCCGGCCGACGTGAAGGCGCTGCTGCGGCACCACGGCGGGCTGGCGACGGCGGCCGTCGACCAGGACAAGCGCGGCACGCGCCCGTTGCAGGAGACGCGGCCGGTGCATTTCACCCTTCCGCGTGACGGCGCTGCGGTCACCGAGGACCAGGTGATGGGCGTCGAGGAGGATCTCGGCTACGGGCTGCCGGGCGCGTACCGCGACTTCCTCAAGGCGGCGGGCGGCTGCGCGCCGGTCGGCGCGGCGCTCGACCCGGAGCTGGGGCTGCTGGTGGACCAGCCGTTCTTCACCGTGCGCGACGAGGCGGCGGTCAACGACGTGGTCTACGTCAACAAGTGCCTGCGCGACCATCTGACGAAGGACTACCTGGGGATCGCCTTCCTCCAGGGCGGGGTGCTGGCGCTGAAGACGAAGGGCCGCAGGCGCGGCAGCGTGTGGTTCTGCCCGTACGACGACGCCCGCGACCAGGGCGATTCGGGCTGGTCGGTCGCGGACCGGGTGGAGCGGCTGCTGCTGTTCTGCGGGGAGGACTTCGACGCCTTCCTCGACCGGCTGGTCGGCGGCCCGCCGGAGTTGGAGACCGTGGCGAATCTGATGGTGGACGGCGGCTTCGCGCGCGCCGTGCCGGTGGAGGGGTGA
- a CDS encoding SUKH-3 domain-containing protein, producing the protein MVPTDPRDLAAHHITRFPVEVDSALRAAGWEPGRWDIRQAETWADALRAHVSPGGHVHAVFPAAVEAWAEFGGLRVVGEGPGRQLGPADLHVDPMHGLHLTRTLADLGRALRTELCPLGAELAPDGSTAQAVLAVDADGRGYALDHAGDWFLGRTVDEALVTLVTGLEPQRLTPGPE; encoded by the coding sequence GTGGTCCCCACGGACCCGCGCGACCTGGCCGCGCACCACATCACGCGCTTCCCGGTCGAGGTCGACAGCGCGCTGCGCGCGGCCGGCTGGGAGCCGGGCCGGTGGGACATAAGGCAGGCGGAGACCTGGGCCGACGCGCTCCGGGCCCATGTGTCGCCCGGCGGCCACGTGCACGCGGTGTTCCCGGCGGCGGTCGAGGCGTGGGCGGAGTTCGGCGGCCTGCGGGTCGTCGGCGAGGGCCCCGGGCGCCAGTTGGGCCCGGCGGACCTGCATGTGGACCCGATGCACGGGCTGCATCTCACGCGCACCCTCGCGGACCTGGGCCGCGCGCTCCGGACGGAGCTGTGCCCGCTGGGCGCGGAGCTGGCCCCGGACGGGAGCACGGCGCAGGCGGTGCTGGCGGTCGACGCCGACGGCAGGGGGTACGCGCTGGATCACGCCGGGGACTGGTTCCTGGGCAGGACCGTGGACGAGGCGCTGGTGACGCTGGTGACCGGACTCGAACCGCAGCGCCTGACGCCGGGGCCGGAGTAG
- a CDS encoding ribose-phosphate diphosphokinase, whose amino-acid sequence MTGIKTTGQKKLMLFTGRGYPELAEEVAHQLGVGLVPTKAFDFANGEIYVRFQESARGADCFVMQSHTTPINQWIMEQMIMVDALKRASARSVTAIVPFYGYARQDKKHRGREPISARLIADLLKTAGADRILTVDLHTDQIQGFFDGPVDHLFALPVLADYVASKTDRSKLTVVSPDAGRVRVADRWGDRLGAPLAIVHKRRDPDVANRVTVHEVVGHVAGRVCVLVDDMVDTGGTICAAADALFANGAEDVIVAATHGVLSGPAGDRLKGSKVSEFIFTNTLPTASELDLDKITVLSMAPVIARAVREVFEDGSVTSLFDELA is encoded by the coding sequence GTGACCGGGATCAAGACGACCGGCCAGAAGAAGCTGATGCTTTTCACCGGCCGTGGCTACCCCGAGCTTGCCGAGGAGGTCGCGCACCAGCTCGGTGTGGGCCTCGTACCGACGAAGGCGTTCGACTTCGCCAACGGTGAGATCTACGTCCGTTTCCAGGAGTCGGCACGGGGGGCCGACTGTTTTGTGATGCAGAGTCACACGACGCCCATCAATCAGTGGATCATGGAACAGATGATCATGGTGGACGCGCTGAAACGTGCCTCCGCGCGCAGCGTCACCGCGATCGTCCCCTTCTACGGCTACGCCCGCCAGGACAAGAAGCACCGCGGCCGGGAGCCGATCTCGGCGCGGCTGATCGCCGACCTGCTGAAGACGGCGGGTGCGGACCGGATCCTGACGGTGGATCTGCACACGGACCAGATCCAGGGCTTCTTCGACGGCCCGGTGGACCACCTGTTCGCGCTGCCGGTGCTGGCGGACTACGTGGCGTCGAAGACGGACCGGTCGAAGCTGACCGTGGTCTCGCCGGACGCGGGGCGCGTGCGGGTGGCGGACCGCTGGGGCGACCGGCTGGGGGCGCCGCTGGCGATCGTGCACAAGCGCCGGGACCCGGACGTGGCGAACCGGGTGACGGTGCACGAGGTCGTGGGCCACGTGGCCGGCCGGGTGTGCGTGCTGGTCGACGACATGGTGGACACCGGGGGCACGATCTGCGCGGCGGCGGACGCGCTGTTCGCGAACGGTGCGGAGGACGTGATCGTGGCGGCGACGCACGGCGTGCTGTCGGGTCCTGCGGGTGACCGGCTGAAGGGGTCGAAGGTCAGCGAGTTCATCTTCACGAACACGCTGCCGACCGCGAGCGAGTTGGACCTGGACAAGATCACGGTGCTGTCGATGGCGCCGGTGATCGCGCGGGCGGTGCGCGAGGTGTTCGAGGACGGGTCTGTGACCAGCCTCTTCGACGAGCTCGCGTAG
- a CDS encoding sensor histidine kinase — protein MTASGEAVSEVSGGRRPVWWWARRRSMVLDVVLAVASAAECVAQGVPFAQDAGLPLGFGIVLGLVAGSTLVLRRRWPIVPVLVGMAVTPAEMGFLLTIVGLYTLAASDIPRRITGALAGMSVSAVIIVTFVQMYQTFEEHDRGSPFVLAALVALLMSVGVTLPPLLFGLYVGARRRLVESLRERADGLERELSLLAERAEERAVWARREERTRIARDMHDVVAHRVSLMVVHAAALERVVLNDPEKAARNAALVGDMGRQALTELREMLGVLRMPAGSVSSPGGGAPGGGDAVVGAAAPGGAASGAAAAGGTAAGVAGAGVAVAGAGTSAGGARGGPEAASSAAGGAPAAVATDAGRPSRGGPAAAGARGGQRPRDAADAGGPGPSLDDLESLIGESRAAGMAVDFAVEGDPGPYAAEVEQTVYRVVQEALTNVHKHAPGAKTRVLLAHRVAEVAVLVVNGPSDAASQSAGLPSGGNGLVGMRERVTGLGGGFVSGATDAGGFRVSAVLPSGT, from the coding sequence ATGACCGCGTCGGGGGAAGCCGTGAGCGAGGTCTCCGGGGGGCGGAGGCCGGTCTGGTGGTGGGCGCGGCGCCGGTCGATGGTGCTGGACGTGGTGCTGGCGGTGGCGTCGGCCGCGGAGTGTGTGGCGCAGGGCGTGCCGTTCGCGCAGGACGCCGGGCTGCCCCTGGGGTTCGGGATCGTGCTGGGGCTCGTCGCGGGCAGCACGCTGGTGCTGCGACGGCGGTGGCCGATCGTCCCGGTCTTGGTCGGCATGGCCGTCACGCCCGCGGAGATGGGCTTCCTGCTGACCATCGTCGGCCTCTACACCCTCGCCGCCTCCGACATCCCCCGGCGCATCACCGGGGCCCTGGCCGGGATGTCCGTCTCCGCCGTGATCATTGTCACGTTCGTGCAGATGTACCAGACCTTCGAGGAGCACGACCGCGGCTCCCCCTTCGTGCTGGCCGCGCTCGTCGCCCTGCTGATGTCGGTCGGCGTGACGCTGCCGCCGCTGCTGTTCGGGCTGTACGTGGGCGCGCGGCGCCGGCTCGTGGAGAGCCTGCGGGAGCGGGCCGACGGGCTGGAGCGGGAGCTGTCGCTGCTCGCGGAGCGGGCGGAGGAACGCGCGGTGTGGGCGCGGCGCGAGGAGCGCACGCGGATCGCGCGGGACATGCACGACGTGGTGGCGCACCGGGTGAGCCTGATGGTGGTGCACGCGGCGGCGCTGGAGCGGGTGGTGCTCAACGATCCGGAGAAGGCGGCGCGGAACGCGGCGCTGGTCGGGGACATGGGGCGGCAGGCGCTGACGGAGCTGCGGGAGATGCTGGGCGTGCTGCGGATGCCGGCGGGGTCGGTGTCGTCGCCGGGGGGTGGGGCGCCGGGCGGTGGCGACGCCGTCGTCGGCGCTGCGGCACCGGGTGGTGCGGCGTCCGGCGCGGCCGCGGCCGGCGGTACGGCCGCCGGGGTCGCGGGCGCCGGGGTTGCGGTGGCCGGTGCCGGTACCAGCGCCGGGGGTGCCCGGGGTGGTCCCGAGGCCGCCTCCTCCGCCGCCGGCGGCGCCCCCGCCGCCGTCGCCACCGACGCCGGCCGGCCCTCGCGGGGCGGCCCGGCCGCCGCGGGTGCCCGTGGCGGGCAGCGCCCGCGGGACGCCGCCGACGCCGGTGGTCCCGGGCCGTCCCTGGACGACCTGGAGTCGCTCATCGGCGAGTCCCGCGCCGCCGGGATGGCCGTGGACTTCGCGGTGGAGGGCGACCCCGGCCCGTACGCCGCCGAGGTGGAGCAGACCGTCTACCGGGTCGTGCAGGAAGCGCTGACGAACGTCCACAAGCACGCGCCCGGCGCCAAGACCCGGGTGCTGCTCGCGCACCGCGTCGCCGAGGTGGCCGTGCTCGTGGTCAACGGCCCGTCCGACGCCGCCTCGCAGAGCGCCGGGCTGCCCAGCGGCGGCAACGGCCTGGTGGGCATGCGCGAGCGCGTGACGGGGCTGGGCGGCGGCTTCGTCTCGGGTGCGACGGACGCGGGCGGCTTCCGCGTCTCGGCCGTGCTGCCCAGCGGGACGTAG
- the glmU gene encoding bifunctional UDP-N-acetylglucosamine diphosphorylase/glucosamine-1-phosphate N-acetyltransferase GlmU, with translation MTANRPAAVVVLAAGEGTRMKSATPKVLHRICGRSLVGHVVAAAGELDPEHLVVVVGHGREAVSAHLGEVAPQARAVVQREQNGTGHAVRIALEELAGSGVALDGTVVVVCGDTPLLARETLDRLASAHDADGNAVTVLTAEVPDATGYGRIVREDATGAVTGIVEHKDASAAQREIREINSGVFAFDAKLLASALTQVRRDNSQGEEYLTDVLGILRSAGHRVGASLAADHREILGINNRVQLAEARRLLNDSLLRDAMLAGVTVVDPASTWFDVAVTYEPDAVVHPQTQLLGSTHLGAGAEVGPGSTLTDTAVGAGARVLNTVADGAEIGPGASVGPYTYLRAGTRLGEGAKAGTYVEMKNAEVGAGTKVPHLSYVGDATIGEYTNIGAASVFVNYDGVAKHHTTIGSHCRTGADNMLVAPVTIGDGAYTAAGSVITKDVPPGSLAVARGQQRNIEGWVARKRPGSAAAQAAEEARREGVAEGEGAGQAG, from the coding sequence GTGACCGCGAACCGCCCCGCAGCCGTCGTCGTACTCGCCGCGGGCGAAGGCACCCGTATGAAGTCCGCGACCCCCAAGGTCCTGCACCGCATCTGTGGTCGCTCGCTCGTCGGGCACGTCGTCGCCGCCGCCGGAGAGCTGGACCCCGAGCATCTGGTCGTCGTCGTCGGGCACGGCCGGGAGGCCGTCAGCGCGCATCTCGGGGAGGTCGCGCCGCAGGCGCGGGCCGTGGTGCAGCGGGAGCAGAACGGGACCGGGCACGCCGTGCGGATCGCGCTGGAGGAACTGGCCGGGAGCGGGGTGGCGCTGGACGGGACCGTCGTGGTGGTGTGCGGCGATACGCCCCTGCTGGCCCGCGAGACGCTGGACCGGCTCGCCTCGGCGCACGACGCCGACGGGAACGCCGTGACCGTGCTGACCGCCGAGGTGCCGGACGCCACCGGGTACGGGCGGATCGTGCGGGAGGACGCGACCGGGGCCGTGACCGGGATCGTGGAGCACAAGGACGCCTCCGCCGCGCAGCGGGAGATCCGGGAGATCAACTCCGGGGTGTTCGCGTTCGACGCGAAGCTGCTGGCGTCCGCGCTGACGCAGGTGCGGCGCGACAACAGCCAGGGCGAGGAGTATCTGACCGACGTGCTGGGGATCCTGCGGTCCGCGGGGCACCGGGTGGGTGCGTCGCTCGCCGCCGACCACCGCGAGATCCTCGGCATCAACAACCGTGTGCAGTTGGCGGAGGCGCGCCGGCTGCTGAACGACAGCCTGCTGCGGGACGCGATGCTGGCCGGGGTGACGGTGGTGGATCCGGCGTCGACGTGGTTCGACGTGGCGGTGACGTACGAGCCGGACGCGGTGGTGCACCCGCAGACGCAGCTCCTGGGCTCGACGCACCTGGGTGCGGGCGCCGAGGTGGGGCCGGGGTCGACGCTGACGGACACGGCGGTCGGCGCGGGCGCGCGGGTGCTCAACACCGTTGCGGACGGGGCGGAGATCGGACCGGGGGCGAGCGTGGGGCCGTACACGTATCTGCGGGCGGGGACGCGGCTGGGCGAGGGGGCCAAGGCCGGGACGTACGTGGAGATGAAGAACGCGGAGGTGGGCGCGGGGACGAAGGTGCCGCATCTCTCGTACGTGGGGGACGCGACGATCGGCGAGTACACGAACATCGGTGCCGCGAGCGTGTTCGTCAATTACGACGGCGTGGCCAAGCACCACACGACGATCGGGAGTCACTGCCGTACGGGCGCGGACAACATGCTTGTTGCGCCCGTCACCATCGGGGACGGCGCGTACACCGCCGCCGGCTCGGTGATCACGAAGGACGTGCCGCCGGGTTCGCTGGCCGTGGCGCGCGGTCAGCAGCGCAACATCGAGGGCTGGGTGGCCCGTAAGCGCCCCGGGAGCGCGGCGGCGCAGGCGGCCGAGGAGGCCCGCCGGGAGGGTGTGGCGGAGGGCGAGGGTGCCGGTCAGGCGGGGTGA
- a CDS encoding YwqJ-related putative deaminase — MGTGTGPAADPRTDWRDTAPGDGLPRLTSRRDGVLPAVGAALSVRGQTLTCTAGRADQGPLLHPLVQDFLDTLTSGRRERFTGRCPEAVLLSRHLTAVEAGRSKRAARKPLSAGEARRALKQAKITARHIREDGDPLHGRYAPPCRSCTALLTHFGVRTVGDAHAED, encoded by the coding sequence ATGGGGACGGGGACGGGCCCGGCGGCCGACCCCCGCACAGACTGGCGCGACACGGCGCCCGGCGACGGCCTGCCGCGCCTCACCAGCCGGCGGGACGGCGTCCTGCCGGCCGTCGGCGCCGCGCTCTCCGTCCGCGGCCAGACCCTCACCTGCACGGCGGGCCGCGCCGACCAGGGCCCCCTGCTCCACCCACTGGTGCAGGACTTCCTCGACACGCTCACCAGCGGCCGCCGCGAGCGGTTCACCGGGCGCTGCCCGGAAGCCGTGCTGCTCTCGCGGCACCTGACCGCCGTCGAGGCCGGCCGCAGCAAGCGCGCCGCGCGCAAGCCGCTGTCGGCGGGAGAGGCGCGGCGGGCGCTGAAGCAGGCGAAGATCACCGCCCGGCACATCCGCGAGGACGGCGACCCGCTGCACGGGCGGTACGCACCGCCGTGCCGCTCCTGCACCGCGCTCCTGACCCATTTCGGCGTGCGCACCGTGGGCGACGCGCACGCCGAGGACTGA